GGGGCGAGGCGGAGCCGCCGCCGGCCCACATCCACTTCGAGGTCCAGCACCCCGACGCGACCGGGCTGCTGACCGAGCTGCTGTTCGAGGGCGACCCGTGGCTCCAGCCCGGCGCGCTGGGCGAGGTGGTGGCGCCCACGCCGGTCCCCGGGTCGGCCCCGCCCGAGCTCCGGGCGCGCTTCGACATCGTGCTCCGCCCCTAGCCTCCCGGACGAATTCCTTGAGTCGGGCGGCTCGGTGCCGATCGGGTCTGCAGACCCGACGACCCTGGCGGCGCACTTCCGGGGGCAGCGGTGCGGACGAGGCGGTGGCGGTTCCACCTGGGCGGCAGCTGCGCGCTCGCCCTCGCCTACGTGTACCTGCCGTACCCGGCCTGAGCCACCCGGCCAGACGCGCCGTGGCATGCTCGACCCGCGATGGGAGACGCGACCCTCACCGCCGCGGAGCGGCGGCGGCTGGCGCCGGTGGCCGCCGCCCTGGCCCGCGCCCGCGACGCCGGGCCGCCCCGCCTGGAGCCGGTGGCCGGGCCCATCCCGGCCACCGGGGCCGCCGGGCTCCTGGCCGGGACCTTCAACCCGTTCACCCGGGCCCACGCCGCCCTCGCCGTGGCCGGCCACCGGGCCGGCTGCCGGGTGGTGGTGCTGGCCATGGCCCCGGTCAGCCTGGCCAAGGAGGGCCTGGAGCGCGCCCACCCGGTGGACCGCCTCGACTGGGTCGCGGCCTGGGCGCGCCGCCACCCATGGGCCGTTCCGGCCGCGTCCAGCCACCCCCTGCTGGTCGACATGGCCGAGGCCCTCGGCCGCGCCACCGGAGGGCGGGTGGCCCTGCTGCTCGGAGCCGACAAGGCGGCCCAGCTGGTCGAGCCCCGCTGGTACGACGATCCGGCGGCGGCCATGGACCGCCTGGGCCGGGCGGCCACCCTGCTGGTCGCCGAGCGGGCCGGCCACCGGGCGCCCGACCTGCCGGTGGCGGCGGCGCCGCTGCCCACCGCGGCCTGGGTGCCCGAGCGGTCCTCGACCCAGGCCCGCGACGCCGCCGCCCACGGCCGGCCGCTCGGCGAGCTGCTCCCGGCCGCGGTCGCCCGCGGGGTCGAGCGGACCGGCGCCTATGCCCCCGGCGACGCCTACGGGGTAAGGATCCGGGCCCTGGAGGCGCTAACTGTCTCAGGTGGACACGGAAGGCTAGGCTTCCGTCCCGAGGCCCCTGACCGCCGGAGGTAGCCCCATGGCCGTTCGCGACATGGAGTTCGTGATCATCGGCGGCGGGGTGGCCGCCGCCAAGGCGGCCGAGGGGGTACGAGCCGCCGGCGGCGAAGGCTCCGCCGTGGTCCTGACCGCCGAGCCGGAGCTGCCGTACGAACGGCCGCCGCTGTCCAAGGAGTTCCTGCGCGGCGAGGCCGGCCGCGAGAAGACCCGCACCCACGACGAGGCCTGGTACCGCGACCACGACGTCGAGGTCCTGCTGGCCACCAGGGCCAGCACCCTCGACCCGGCCACCCGCACGGTCACCACCGAGGTCGGCGACCAGCTCCGCTACGGCGGCGGCCTGGTGCTGGCCACCGGCGCCCAGCCGGTCCGGCTCGGGCTGCCCGGCGAGGACCTGGAGGGCGTCTACTACCTGCGCACGGTCGACGACGCCGAGCGGCTGCGGGCGGCCATCTCCCGGGCCGAGAACATGGTGATCGTCGGCGGCGGCTTCATCGGCGCCGAGGTCGCCGCCAGCGCCACCCAGATGGACACCCGGGTGACCCTCCTGGAGATGGCCGAGACCCTCTGGACCCGGGCCGTCGGCCCCGAGATGGGCCGCTTCTTCGAGGACTTCCTGCGCGACCGGGGCGTGCACGTCCGCACCCGGACCCGGGCCGAGGCGCTGGAGGGCGGCGAGACGGTGGAGGCGGTGGTGCTGCCCGACGGCTCCCGGCTCCACGCCAACCTGGTGGTGATCGGGGTCGGGGTCCGGCCCGACACCGGCCTGGCCGAGCAGGCCGGCCTGCCGGTCGACGACGGCATCCTGGTCGACCAGGAGCTGCGGGCGGCCGAGGGCGTGTTCGCCGCCGGGGACGTGGCCAACG
The Actinomycetota bacterium DNA segment above includes these coding regions:
- a CDS encoding FAD-dependent oxidoreductase — its product is MAVRDMEFVIIGGGVAAAKAAEGVRAAGGEGSAVVLTAEPELPYERPPLSKEFLRGEAGREKTRTHDEAWYRDHDVEVLLATRASTLDPATRTVTTEVGDQLRYGGGLVLATGAQPVRLGLPGEDLEGVYYLRTVDDAERLRAAISRAENMVIVGGGFIGAEVAASATQMDTRVTLLEMAETLWTRAVGPEMGRFFEDFLRDRGVHVRTRTRAEALEGGETVEAVVLPDGSRLHANLVVIGVGVRPDTGLAEQAGLPVDDGILVDQELRAAEGVFAAGDVANAEHPLFGRIRIEHWAEALNQGLLAGRNLAGAGERYDRVPYFFSDQFDLSLSYLGHVREWDELVVRGSREVKEPRFVAWYLREGTPRAALIVNDGDAEDPVREVIRRAQPVDAARLADEGVDLGDL